The genomic stretch CTTTCTATAATTAATTTCAGTTTTATTTTTATTTTCTGAATTTTGTAATTCTTTGTTAATTTCATTAATTAAAAAATTTACAAGTTCTTTTAAAGGGTCTATTAAGTAAGGTAAAACACCAATAAGTTCATTCTCAGTAATAATACCAATGATTTTTCCATTTTTTGTTATAGGTATTTTTGATACTTTATATTTTTTCATTAAGTCTAATGCTTTTTCAATTGGTGCATTTGGTGAAAGAGTTATGATAATTTCTGTAGCAATTTCCTTAATCTTAGTGGATTCTGGAGATTTTTTTTCTAAAACAGTATGTTTAATAATATCGGATATAGTAACAACCCCAATATAATTATTCTCTTCATCAAGAACAATACAATATTTTTTTCCAGTATTTATCATTTTTTTCATTGCATTATATACCGATAATTGACCATTAACAAATAGTGGCTCTGACATTGCTATTTCAACAGGAACATCTATCATAATAAACCCACCAAAAATTACAATCAATTATATTTTAAAATAATATTTTACT from Methanocaldococcus lauensis encodes the following:
- a CDS encoding CBS domain-containing protein; the encoded protein is MIDVPVEIAMSEPLFVNGQLSVYNAMKKMINTGKKYCIVLDEENNYIGVVTISDIIKHTVLEKKSPESTKIKEIATEIIITLSPNAPIEKALDLMKKYKVSKIPITKNGKIIGIITENELIGVLPYLIDPLKELVNFLINEINKELQNSENKNKTEINYRKEITTAVKRNKV